One Peterkaempfera bronchialis DNA window includes the following coding sequences:
- a CDS encoding HhH-GDP family DNA glycosylase yields MTAHRTAAKPLEIRRVHRLVARVAGLPDVRAEVEANHDENRWWPMSIADPGVRMLAAGWSTRVSYRMVETYARVIRSANAQGFDTLVAATEAELAELVRPLGLARTRIDYLRSLAELLQSWNKEGIDPASPSTDGDELIVEFAERVRGASYKVAQCALLTARGYHCGIIPVDSGMVTKLAPALGIDLPSGAVAHERMRHVLEAAVHARAADFRSLAAEHGYQVTIPEEAQPTWWVHLVLIYFKRLYLNGPSPRLCRNRPLCTKVVGCAHRSRPARPSGGKA; encoded by the coding sequence ATGACCGCCCACCGTACGGCTGCGAAGCCGCTGGAGATCCGCCGGGTGCACCGGCTCGTCGCCCGCGTGGCCGGCCTGCCGGACGTCCGGGCCGAGGTCGAGGCCAACCACGACGAGAACCGCTGGTGGCCGATGTCGATCGCCGACCCCGGCGTGCGCATGCTCGCCGCGGGCTGGTCCACCCGGGTCTCCTACCGGATGGTCGAGACCTACGCACGGGTGATCCGATCGGCGAACGCCCAGGGATTCGACACGCTGGTCGCCGCGACGGAGGCCGAACTCGCCGAGCTGGTACGCCCTCTCGGCCTGGCACGGACCCGGATCGACTACCTGCGCTCCCTCGCCGAACTGCTCCAGAGCTGGAACAAGGAGGGCATCGACCCTGCCTCGCCGTCCACCGACGGCGACGAGCTGATCGTCGAGTTCGCCGAGCGCGTGCGCGGAGCCTCGTACAAGGTCGCCCAGTGCGCGCTGCTCACCGCTCGCGGCTACCACTGCGGGATCATCCCGGTGGACTCCGGCATGGTCACCAAACTGGCTCCTGCCCTGGGCATCGACCTGCCCTCCGGAGCAGTGGCCCACGAGCGCATGCGCCACGTCCTGGAGGCCGCCGTCCACGCTCGCGCGGCCGACTTCCGCTCCCTGGCCGCCGAGCACGGGTACCAGGTGACCATTCCGGAGGAAGCGCAGCCCACCTGGTGGGTGCACCTCGTCCTGATCTACTTCAAGCGCCTGTACCTCAACGGGCCGTCCCCGCGGCTCTGC
- a CDS encoding maleate cis-trans isomerase family protein: protein MQPLPDGSLATLAALDAAADRAVRVGLLLPWANVAVETELPRLGLRNTAFHHARLVPASRTTAVDESFWHGLRAASAQALDSLSHVELDAVVLACTSAGFTGGPSLPTGVSTAFDAVIGGLAAGGLARVVLATPYPAAVTEAEAGAFGEAGIDVLGHASLGLDDGYPKVTSDRIMALVDRLPKQAVEAAEAVVLSCTGWHTLQAVAELEGRLRVPVLSSNLAMALLAARLSAGVTT from the coding sequence ATGCAGCCGCTGCCTGACGGATCGCTCGCCACCCTGGCGGCTCTGGACGCGGCAGCCGACCGGGCCGTCAGGGTCGGGCTGCTGCTTCCCTGGGCGAACGTGGCGGTCGAGACCGAGCTGCCACGCCTCGGTCTGCGCAACACGGCCTTCCACCACGCCCGACTGGTTCCCGCGTCCCGGACGACAGCCGTCGACGAGTCGTTCTGGCACGGACTGCGGGCGGCGTCGGCGCAGGCGCTGGACTCGCTGTCCCACGTCGAGTTGGACGCGGTGGTCCTCGCGTGCACGTCGGCCGGGTTCACCGGCGGACCGTCCTTGCCCACCGGTGTGTCCACGGCGTTCGACGCGGTGATCGGCGGCCTGGCCGCAGGGGGTCTGGCCCGGGTGGTGCTCGCCACCCCGTATCCGGCGGCGGTCACCGAGGCGGAGGCCGGCGCGTTCGGTGAGGCGGGCATCGACGTCCTGGGGCACGCGAGCCTCGGACTGGACGACGGGTACCCGAAGGTCACATCCGACCGCATCATGGCGCTGGTGGACCGGCTCCCGAAGCAGGCCGTCGAGGCCGCCGAGGCGGTGGTGCTGTCCTGCACCGGGTGGCACACCCTCCAGGCAGTTGCCGAGTTGGAGGGCCGCCTCCGGGTGCCCGTCCTCTCGTCCAACCTCGCCATGGCGCTCCTGGCCGCCCGCCTCAGTGCTGGAGTCACGACATGA
- a CDS encoding radical SAM protein: protein MRLEALRVVDRSARTLPERHRCPDSDSEGRNMQPLVILDCFTVEPSGLGVPPYLSTYVRNAWSALRRARPEAEVRYVTIDDVRWCLAGGTSAVEPPQSDPLTYSTTINRSNAVQLLRDAEIVVVVAGDAVPSVHLHAVNGSLPEIARALACARGRRFLLGPLSTYALAAPSEYAGLFDAVHTHTVTSGDILLGSRRPADYGRMRRDRDSFTGLVDQMPWRPIAELELYRGCTRRKFCDFCNEPAKSPLVAFREVDDVVAEVTELYAAGVRNFRLGQQTCFFSYRNRDEEAIRALLSGIRERCPDLEVLHIDNADPLAVASPVGRRIAKLVAEHCTEGNCAPMGIESFDPAVIERNTLTCTPEILMRAVEHVNEAGAARGPGGLPTLLPGLNLVYGLPGETHRTHAANLQGLTAILDAGLLCHRTNVRLARAFPGTPLAALGELEPLPSAEHFATWKADIDHIWDQPMKERVYPTGLRVPGLHSYFIGQGGTWWRRLGSYSIQIVEPEAAVPLGTTADLVVTGHAPRMIYGERHAAAA, encoded by the coding sequence ATGAGACTGGAAGCGCTGCGGGTTGTCGACCGTTCAGCGCGGACGCTGCCGGAACGTCACCGATGCCCCGACTCCGACTCCGAAGGGAGAAACATGCAGCCTTTGGTCATCCTGGACTGCTTCACCGTCGAGCCCAGCGGTCTCGGCGTGCCGCCCTACCTGTCGACCTACGTGAGGAACGCCTGGTCGGCGTTGCGCCGGGCTCGGCCCGAGGCAGAGGTGCGGTACGTGACCATCGACGACGTGCGGTGGTGCCTGGCCGGGGGCACGTCCGCCGTCGAGCCTCCGCAGAGCGATCCGCTCACGTACTCGACAACGATCAACCGTAGCAACGCCGTTCAGCTCCTGCGGGACGCCGAGATCGTTGTCGTGGTCGCGGGCGACGCCGTACCGTCGGTCCATCTCCACGCGGTGAACGGGTCGTTGCCGGAGATCGCCCGCGCGCTCGCGTGTGCGCGAGGACGCCGGTTCCTGCTGGGGCCGCTGTCCACGTACGCCCTGGCAGCGCCGTCCGAGTACGCCGGGCTGTTCGACGCCGTCCACACCCATACCGTGACGTCCGGGGACATCCTGCTGGGCAGCCGCCGCCCGGCGGACTACGGGCGGATGCGGCGCGACCGGGACTCGTTCACCGGCCTGGTCGACCAGATGCCCTGGCGGCCGATCGCCGAGCTGGAGCTGTACCGCGGGTGCACGCGCCGGAAGTTCTGCGACTTCTGCAACGAACCCGCGAAGAGTCCGCTCGTCGCCTTCCGCGAGGTGGACGACGTCGTCGCCGAAGTCACCGAGCTCTACGCGGCCGGGGTCCGCAACTTCCGCCTCGGGCAGCAGACCTGTTTCTTCTCCTACCGCAACCGTGACGAGGAGGCGATCCGAGCCCTGCTGAGCGGCATCCGCGAGCGCTGCCCCGACCTCGAAGTGCTCCACATCGACAACGCGGACCCTCTGGCCGTCGCCTCGCCTGTGGGGCGACGCATCGCCAAGCTGGTCGCGGAACACTGCACCGAGGGCAACTGCGCGCCCATGGGGATCGAAAGCTTCGACCCGGCCGTCATCGAACGGAACACCCTCACCTGCACGCCCGAAATCCTCATGCGGGCGGTCGAGCACGTGAACGAGGCCGGTGCCGCCCGTGGCCCCGGCGGTCTGCCGACGCTCCTGCCGGGCCTGAACCTGGTCTACGGCCTTCCCGGAGAGACCCACCGTACCCACGCGGCCAACCTCCAGGGCCTGACCGCGATCCTGGACGCCGGCCTGCTGTGCCACCGCACCAACGTCCGCCTGGCGCGGGCGTTCCCCGGCACGCCGCTGGCCGCCCTCGGCGAGCTGGAGCCGCTGCCGTCCGCCGAGCACTTCGCCACCTGGAAGGCCGACATCGACCACATCTGGGACCAGCCGATGAAGGAACGGGTGTATCCCACCGGCCTACGGGTGCCGGGCCTGCACTCGTACTTCATCGGGCAGGGCGGCACCTGGTGGCGACGGCTCGGCTCGTACTCCATCCAGATCGTCGAACCCGAAGCGGCCGTGCCGCTCGGAACCACCGCCGACCTCGTGGTCACCGGACACGCTCCGCGAATGATCTACGGGGAGCGCCATGCAGCCGCTGCCTGA